A region from the Parasphingopyxis sp. CP4 genome encodes:
- a CDS encoding very short patch repair endonuclease encodes MAAIRHAHTKPELLIRSGLHKRGFRFRLHSSDLPGKPDIVLKRYRAIVFVNGCFWHGHGCEMFRWPTTRKEFWRSKIEANMRRDQTSISALRASGWKVATVWECALKGRQKVDRSLLFDDLTDFIRDGKGVLALEGKKAG; translated from the coding sequence ATGGCGGCGATCAGGCACGCACATACCAAGCCCGAGCTGCTGATCAGGAGCGGACTACACAAGCGCGGGTTTCGCTTTCGGCTTCATTCTTCCGACCTGCCAGGCAAACCGGATATCGTTTTGAAACGCTATCGTGCAATTGTTTTCGTGAATGGTTGTTTTTGGCACGGTCACGGATGTGAGATGTTCAGATGGCCGACAACCAGAAAGGAATTTTGGCGCAGTAAGATCGAAGCAAATATGAGACGAGACCAAACTTCAATTAGTGCGCTCAGGGCCTCAGGTTGGAAGGTAGCGACCGTATGGGAATGCGCGCTTAAGGGGAGACAAAAAGTGGACCGATCGCTTCTCTTCGATGATCTGACGGATTTCATCCGGGACGGAAAGGGAGTGCTGGCGTTGGAAGGAAAAAAAGCTGGCTAG
- the dcm gene encoding DNA (cytosine-5-)-methyltransferase encodes MKLATQAIRHVDLFAGIGGLRRAFDAVGSHCTFSSEWDGFSQQTYEANFRDNRKVDGRDLRDVQAGEIDDHDILLAGFPCQPFSIAGVSKKNSLGRDHGFADLTQGTLFFDVVRILKRWRPAGFLLENVKNLKSHDGGRTFEVIRRTLEEDLGYELHYRVINALHYLPQNRERIVIVGFKEPTSFSWDRLVLPPIGQTKMSSILHPEDGSEDPEGEYTLGPRAEVNSKYTLSDKLWNYLQGYAEKHRAAGNGFGYGLVGPDDTCRTLSARYYKDGSEILVKQDGRRNPRRLTPRECARLMGYDDTFRIPVSDTQAYKQFGNSVAVPVFEEVARIMLPEIERIKKSKPQTLQAVA; translated from the coding sequence ATGAAATTGGCGACGCAAGCAATCCGGCATGTTGATCTTTTTGCTGGTATCGGCGGCCTGAGAAGGGCGTTCGATGCGGTTGGCTCGCACTGCACATTTTCTTCCGAATGGGACGGGTTTTCACAGCAAACCTATGAAGCGAATTTCAGAGATAACAGAAAAGTGGATGGTCGGGATCTGCGTGATGTCCAGGCGGGCGAAATCGACGACCATGATATCCTTTTAGCGGGATTTCCCTGTCAGCCATTCTCCATTGCAGGTGTTTCGAAGAAAAACTCGCTCGGCCGGGATCACGGTTTTGCAGACCTCACTCAAGGGACACTTTTTTTCGATGTCGTCAGGATCCTGAAACGATGGAGGCCTGCAGGATTTCTTCTCGAAAATGTGAAAAACCTGAAAAGTCATGATGGAGGGCGAACCTTTGAGGTCATCCGCCGAACGCTTGAGGAAGACCTCGGGTATGAGCTTCACTATCGGGTTATCAATGCGCTCCATTATTTGCCGCAGAACCGGGAGCGCATAGTGATCGTTGGCTTCAAAGAGCCGACAAGTTTTTCATGGGATAGACTTGTCCTGCCTCCAATTGGTCAGACGAAGATGTCGTCAATTTTGCATCCTGAGGATGGAAGTGAAGATCCCGAAGGCGAATACACATTAGGGCCGCGTGCTGAAGTCAATTCCAAATACACCCTCAGCGATAAACTCTGGAACTACCTTCAGGGCTACGCGGAGAAACACCGCGCTGCGGGCAATGGATTTGGTTATGGACTAGTTGGGCCTGATGATACCTGCAGAACTCTTTCTGCCAGATACTACAAGGATGGGTCAGAGATATTGGTCAAACAAGATGGCCGTCGGAATCCGCGCCGTCTTACACCACGAGAATGTGCCAGATTGATGGGTTACGACGACACCTTCAGAATTCCCGTGTCAGATACTCAAGCATACAAACAGTTCGGTAACTCGGTGGCGGTGCCAGTTTTCGAGGAAGTCGCCCGAATAATGTTGCCCGAAATCGAACGTATCAAAAAATCCAAGCCACAAACACTGCAGGCCGTTGCCTGA
- a CDS encoding P-loop NTPase fold protein yields MIDPKAIRGDRELDAAEPDKLGFEASAKKIANALTKCSPEAHLVVGLEGSWGSGKSSMINKLIAELDEQNLHTRPGIIQFKPWQIGSQGSLMEAFFSELSIGIGQYKYEHGDATDVTIKAFKDTGKAIQRYAKKLIAWHPAYAPAVEAVIPGYSVHADIAAGFGKAIDSKEAIPLEEAKCKVERKLKSLPNKFVVIIDDIDRLEPRETIEIIRLIKSVANFPNILYLLSFDQEIVVHALEQSGIKSGSSFLEKILQIVVPMPVPDSFDLRRWFEEELSSFYSPKDTAEQSRIREIIDIEGGWYFHNPRSVVRSLDAIKFAWFAVEGAVDFADLVWVQIIKVAHSELYHWIVSYLTENAAVTIGGIVSRKDRKRSIKRLRRALNSHQGAGDLLLQRLEAFLPGFEQDVFSEAFENGEGDNKLHLKLFEAVDAATMESAFKLRRLSSPDHYKLFLSYGESSYSTYASRWQKLMAALDTGEDKTTELLLDWGKNTLPTGVSELTLIIDWLAGQVTQPQIKDLLTSDRSTMLVTALSETMDVAVLGQDSHFGRPQIWRKAIVIFDAVVQFYPDNVSNMISEIFEDGDAIGWLTDIVRSELFAHGRVGENARGNPILDGENLDIAIQKIQARFQEMSLNEIFKLPQPVSSLYGWYQSGDTNKPISLVKSSIESDDDFVSVLEQWSGIARVGNPDAFHEIVSLTPQNLSPFLDLGEIRTRLEGLLDESPSSENPSMKERVQKLLDLTEDAEILGSG; encoded by the coding sequence ATGATAGATCCTAAAGCGATCCGTGGCGACCGGGAACTAGATGCAGCGGAGCCGGACAAGCTAGGATTTGAAGCGAGTGCGAAGAAGATTGCAAATGCGCTGACAAAGTGCTCGCCAGAGGCGCACTTAGTGGTCGGACTAGAAGGTTCGTGGGGGTCGGGCAAGTCAAGTATGATCAACAAGCTCATTGCGGAACTTGATGAGCAAAACCTTCATACTCGTCCTGGAATTATTCAATTCAAGCCATGGCAAATTGGGAGCCAAGGCTCGCTGATGGAAGCTTTCTTTTCGGAGTTATCGATTGGAATTGGTCAGTATAAATACGAACACGGAGATGCGACCGACGTAACGATAAAAGCTTTCAAAGATACCGGAAAAGCAATTCAACGATATGCAAAAAAATTGATAGCTTGGCATCCAGCATATGCTCCAGCTGTTGAGGCCGTTATTCCTGGATACAGCGTCCACGCCGATATCGCTGCGGGATTTGGAAAAGCAATCGACTCCAAAGAAGCAATTCCATTGGAAGAAGCCAAGTGCAAGGTAGAGAGAAAACTAAAGAGCCTGCCAAACAAATTTGTTGTGATAATAGACGATATTGATCGCCTAGAACCACGTGAAACAATCGAAATTATTAGATTGATTAAGTCTGTCGCTAACTTTCCGAATATTCTTTATCTCCTTTCATTTGATCAAGAGATTGTCGTGCACGCACTGGAGCAATCGGGCATCAAATCGGGATCAAGTTTCCTTGAGAAGATCCTGCAAATCGTGGTCCCAATGCCAGTTCCAGATTCCTTTGATCTCCGACGGTGGTTTGAGGAGGAGCTTTCCAGCTTCTATTCTCCAAAAGACACCGCTGAGCAGTCGAGAATTCGTGAAATCATTGACATTGAGGGAGGATGGTATTTTCACAATCCTCGCTCGGTCGTCAGATCACTTGATGCAATCAAGTTTGCGTGGTTCGCCGTCGAAGGGGCAGTTGATTTCGCTGATTTGGTCTGGGTGCAGATCATCAAAGTCGCGCATAGTGAGCTTTATCACTGGATCGTGAGTTACCTAACTGAGAACGCCGCTGTAACGATTGGAGGTATAGTCTCAAGAAAGGATCGAAAACGCTCTATCAAGAGATTGCGCCGGGCGTTGAACAGCCACCAAGGCGCGGGCGACTTGTTACTGCAGAGGCTTGAAGCGTTTTTGCCAGGTTTCGAACAGGATGTATTTAGCGAAGCATTTGAGAATGGAGAAGGTGACAATAAGCTCCATTTAAAACTATTTGAGGCTGTTGATGCAGCCACCATGGAATCGGCCTTCAAACTACGTCGTCTATCAAGTCCTGATCACTACAAATTGTTTTTGTCATACGGTGAATCATCCTATTCAACGTATGCTAGCCGTTGGCAAAAGTTGATGGCGGCCCTTGATACGGGCGAGGATAAGACCACTGAACTTTTATTGGATTGGGGTAAAAACACGTTACCGACAGGTGTTTCAGAATTAACACTGATAATTGATTGGTTGGCGGGCCAAGTGACTCAACCACAAATAAAAGATCTCCTCACATCTGACAGATCTACTATGTTGGTAACGGCTCTGTCGGAAACAATGGATGTGGCTGTGCTTGGACAGGACTCGCACTTTGGGCGTCCTCAAATCTGGCGTAAGGCAATTGTTATCTTTGACGCCGTGGTTCAATTCTATCCAGATAACGTGTCCAATATGATCTCGGAAATTTTTGAAGATGGCGACGCGATCGGTTGGCTAACAGATATTGTCCGATCAGAACTATTTGCGCATGGTCGGGTTGGAGAAAATGCGCGAGGCAATCCAATACTGGATGGCGAAAATCTCGACATAGCTATTCAAAAAATCCAGGCGCGATTCCAAGAAATGAGTTTGAATGAAATATTCAAACTGCCACAACCGGTTAGTAGTCTGTATGGATGGTATCAAAGCGGTGATACAAACAAGCCAATTTCGCTTGTCAAATCAAGTATTGAGTCGGATGATGATTTTGTCAGTGTGCTCGAACAGTGGTCTGGAATTGCACGGGTAGGTAATCCGGATGCCTTTCATGAAATAGTGTCCTTGACCCCTCAAAATCTCAGCCCATTCCTAGATTTGGGTGAGATCAGAACACGGCTTGAAGGGCTGTTAGACGAATCGCCAAGCTCGGAGAATCCGTCAATGAAAGAGCGCGTTCAAAAGCTGCTGGATTTGACGGAAGATGCAGAAATTCTCGGATCGGGTTGA
- a CDS encoding HNH endonuclease, whose product MPLKISADLKKSIAAEKEIEKSDVEDYVWNHKPNNCFLCSGKLNRAADAIELDHNIPSAEDGIDSWDNLNLTHAGCNRYKRNHSSIEVRPHLQFKRFWENKSGAANFKSAKEFYKLGLTDCFVKTTKNKKTATIETELGKQSVSIYHERVGSRDMAFCFAELPISCIVNDDKIQPRYININHLLSIATDLTKNPLHEQPACRLVGDSDKKSVLMFDGQHKTVANLINGRTSLVFKLYLDISIEESLHLVNSIQSRIKKLPLTPFELATKMSDEVARQIEAYEEEMGSQEVSEAGFIAWLDPASRARAKAGIASAVIDRVVSDQDLAFARIIERKGLVIDGPISLKEAAFQKNILKKLLFTKPLSEGLKGEAMKQARERETKNVVKLLNKIYERGFVEQPDADPEQERHRIGRLGYQASLAYMTAIIRQLMSAQMFPSHDDLTFVEEDVPQKTWDIISGNIDRFFDHPVWTADLTRGIHAKAVQEAFSKNQNVETAFRNVGLTGGYCARNDRLPTNWAGV is encoded by the coding sequence ATGCCATTAAAGATTTCGGCAGACTTGAAGAAGTCTATCGCAGCAGAAAAAGAGATCGAAAAATCGGATGTTGAAGATTACGTTTGGAACCACAAGCCGAATAATTGCTTTCTGTGCAGTGGCAAATTGAACAGAGCCGCCGACGCCATAGAATTGGATCACAATATACCTTCTGCCGAAGACGGAATCGACAGTTGGGATAACCTGAACCTAACGCATGCCGGCTGTAATCGATACAAGCGTAATCATAGCTCTATTGAAGTCAGACCACATCTCCAGTTCAAACGTTTCTGGGAAAACAAATCTGGCGCTGCAAACTTCAAAAGTGCGAAAGAATTTTACAAACTTGGTCTAACAGATTGCTTTGTTAAGACGACAAAGAACAAAAAAACCGCCACAATTGAGACCGAGTTAGGCAAGCAGTCCGTATCAATTTATCATGAACGGGTGGGAAGTCGCGACATGGCGTTTTGTTTCGCCGAACTTCCAATCTCTTGCATAGTGAATGATGACAAAATTCAACCTCGCTACATCAATATCAATCACCTGCTGTCGATCGCCACGGACCTCACCAAGAATCCGCTTCACGAACAACCTGCATGTCGTCTGGTCGGTGATAGCGATAAAAAAAGCGTGTTAATGTTCGACGGCCAGCACAAGACTGTTGCAAACCTGATCAACGGCCGGACATCATTGGTCTTTAAACTCTATCTGGACATATCGATTGAAGAATCGCTTCATTTGGTAAATTCAATCCAGAGCCGAATAAAAAAGCTCCCCCTCACTCCTTTTGAACTAGCCACAAAGATGTCGGACGAAGTGGCTAGGCAGATTGAAGCGTATGAAGAAGAGATGGGATCCCAAGAGGTCTCGGAAGCTGGCTTCATCGCATGGCTGGATCCGGCGAGCAGGGCGAGGGCAAAGGCGGGCATAGCTTCGGCTGTCATTGACAGAGTAGTCAGTGATCAAGACCTTGCATTCGCGCGGATAATTGAACGAAAAGGTCTAGTGATAGATGGCCCGATCTCGCTAAAAGAAGCTGCGTTTCAAAAGAACATTCTGAAGAAATTGCTCTTTACTAAACCTCTGTCTGAGGGCCTCAAGGGAGAGGCCATGAAACAAGCAAGGGAACGAGAGACCAAGAACGTAGTAAAGCTGCTAAACAAAATTTATGAGCGTGGTTTCGTCGAACAACCTGACGCAGACCCGGAGCAGGAAAGACATAGAATCGGCCGGCTAGGATACCAAGCTAGCTTGGCTTATATGACTGCGATCATTCGCCAGTTGATGTCAGCACAAATGTTTCCATCGCATGATGATCTGACTTTTGTCGAAGAGGATGTTCCACAGAAAACGTGGGATATAATTTCTGGAAACATTGACCGATTCTTCGATCACCCTGTCTGGACTGCAGATCTAACAAGAGGCATCCACGCGAAAGCCGTGCAAGAAGCTTTCAGCAAAAATCAGAACGTCGAAACTGCATTCCGGAACGTAGGTCTGACCGGCGGCTATTGCGCTCGCAACGATAGATTACCGACAAATTGGGCTGGGGTATGA
- a CDS encoding NAD(P)/FAD-dependent oxidoreductase, with translation MTDAQHTDWDAIVIGSGIGGMAAAAALSRMGQKILLLEQHHTLGGLTHSFSRGDFTWDVGIHYLSLLAPGDPTRELLDWISDEPIDLVSLGSIYDTIHIGSAKPLSLSRPYEAQERDLKDRFPDQAEAIEAWTHALREGRKALYKVFPTRAMPEMVGDILDWWNRSSISKWCARTTQEVIDDLTDHPELAAVLAAQWGDHGGRPSKASFAMHALISASYLHSGSWYPVGGATSFAEKIVPTITKNGGDARAGVRVEKLLLDDGAVVGVQTDDGSEIRANVVISDIGARETIDTLLPGDCGYREWMAKIRALPSSIANFTLFLGFEGDIEAAGATKANHWIYPTGKVDVLWETAPDGEPPHMTASFGSLKDPQHDPGPRQRHMGQLLAWTDWSSVSQWADKPAGMRGDDYADFKRRVEDTLMAQFERYFPELSKLVVYRELATPLSTVSFTGHRKGAFYGVDVTPERVMCDALQAKTPIPGLYLAGQDVASPGIPGALMGGVLSAASVNPKVFRKIGG, from the coding sequence ATGACTGATGCTCAACACACTGATTGGGACGCCATTGTCATTGGCTCGGGAATAGGGGGGATGGCTGCAGCCGCCGCACTGAGCCGGATGGGCCAAAAGATACTGTTGCTCGAACAGCATCATACACTTGGTGGCTTGACGCACAGTTTTTCGCGAGGCGACTTCACTTGGGACGTCGGCATTCACTATTTGAGCTTGTTGGCGCCCGGAGATCCGACGCGCGAGTTGCTCGATTGGATATCGGACGAGCCCATCGATCTCGTGTCGTTGGGCTCGATATACGATACGATACATATTGGATCGGCAAAACCATTGTCGCTTTCCCGTCCCTATGAAGCGCAAGAGAGAGATCTAAAGGACCGCTTCCCGGATCAGGCCGAGGCAATCGAAGCCTGGACCCACGCCCTGCGTGAAGGACGAAAGGCGTTGTACAAGGTGTTTCCAACTCGGGCGATGCCGGAGATGGTTGGTGACATTCTCGACTGGTGGAACCGGAGTAGCATTTCAAAATGGTGCGCCCGAACCACCCAGGAGGTGATCGACGACCTCACCGATCATCCGGAGCTCGCTGCAGTCCTGGCCGCCCAATGGGGCGATCATGGGGGACGACCGAGCAAAGCAAGTTTCGCGATGCATGCGTTGATTTCGGCATCTTATTTACACAGCGGTTCATGGTATCCGGTGGGTGGTGCAACATCTTTTGCCGAGAAGATTGTACCGACCATCACCAAGAATGGCGGCGACGCGCGTGCGGGCGTGCGTGTCGAAAAGCTGCTGCTTGATGATGGTGCCGTAGTCGGCGTGCAAACGGATGACGGGAGCGAGATACGCGCAAATGTCGTGATCTCCGACATCGGAGCACGGGAGACTATCGATACACTCTTGCCCGGCGACTGTGGTTATCGTGAATGGATGGCTAAGATTCGTGCACTGCCGTCCAGCATTGCCAATTTCACGCTCTTTCTTGGTTTTGAGGGTGATATCGAAGCTGCCGGTGCGACCAAGGCCAATCACTGGATCTATCCAACCGGAAAGGTCGATGTTCTTTGGGAAACAGCACCAGATGGCGAGCCGCCCCACATGACCGCTTCCTTTGGTTCATTGAAGGACCCGCAGCATGACCCGGGCCCGCGCCAAAGGCATATGGGCCAGCTTCTGGCCTGGACGGACTGGAGCTCGGTATCTCAATGGGCTGACAAGCCAGCCGGAATGCGCGGAGATGATTATGCTGACTTCAAGCGCCGGGTCGAAGATACTTTGATGGCGCAGTTTGAGCGATATTTCCCGGAGCTCTCAAAATTGGTGGTTTACCGGGAATTGGCGACACCGCTTTCGACTGTCAGCTTTACTGGGCATCGGAAGGGCGCATTCTATGGCGTTGATGTAACGCCGGAGCGCGTCATGTGCGATGCGTTGCAGGCCAAAACCCCCATTCCGGGCCTGTACCTGGCAGGCCAGGATGTTGCGAGCCCGGGCATTCCTGGAGCCCTGATGGGCGGCGTGCTCTCTGCGGCAAGCGTCAATCCCAAGGTGTTTCGCAAGATCGGGGGGTGA
- a CDS encoding site-specific integrase — protein MGSLNTTRIRAIREPGRYVDGDGLMLNVTKSGSKSWVMRIQKNGRRRDFGLGSLKDVTLSEARQLARDYRRMVKNGFDPIVERRRAASRMKTFREAAEAFFETNKPTWKNRKHRAQWMSTMEAYALPRLGDLVLADVDAPIICEVLDTIWLTKPETARRVRQRIGAVLDFAHSRGWRSREAPMRAVNKGLPKQPKQRGRFRAMPWQDVPAFVSQLEETESIGRLALRALVHTAARSGEIRGATWDEIDFGNRVWTVPAERMKAGKAHMVPLSLQAAQVFNRARELRIAGSNLVFPGQQPRKPLSDMTLLKILRDYQLPYTVHGFRSSFRDWAAEQSGLPGQVAEAALAHSIPNKTEAAYRRTNFLEKRRDLMQAWSEFLLMPWSEAEGKSDPDTSFSDFSHELN, from the coding sequence TTGGGAAGTCTAAATACGACGCGCATCAGGGCAATCAGAGAGCCGGGACGCTATGTCGATGGCGATGGTCTGATGCTCAATGTTACCAAGAGCGGCTCGAAATCCTGGGTCATGCGAATCCAGAAAAACGGGCGCAGGCGTGATTTTGGACTTGGCTCCCTTAAAGACGTGACTCTGTCGGAAGCCCGGCAACTGGCGCGCGACTATCGCCGGATGGTCAAGAATGGATTTGACCCCATCGTTGAACGGCGAAGAGCGGCCAGTCGCATGAAGACCTTCCGCGAGGCAGCCGAAGCTTTTTTCGAAACCAACAAGCCAACATGGAAAAACCGGAAACATCGAGCGCAATGGATGTCGACAATGGAGGCCTATGCTTTGCCAAGGCTGGGCGACCTCGTCCTTGCCGATGTGGATGCACCGATAATATGTGAAGTTCTCGATACCATTTGGCTTACCAAACCAGAGACAGCCCGCAGAGTAAGGCAGCGTATCGGTGCCGTATTAGACTTTGCTCACTCACGCGGTTGGCGCTCTCGGGAAGCCCCGATGCGAGCGGTCAACAAAGGACTGCCTAAACAGCCCAAACAGCGTGGCCGGTTCAGGGCAATGCCGTGGCAGGACGTGCCTGCATTCGTGTCGCAGCTGGAAGAAACCGAATCTATCGGCCGGCTGGCGCTCAGAGCGCTTGTTCACACAGCTGCCCGATCCGGCGAGATACGCGGAGCAACCTGGGACGAGATCGACTTTGGAAACCGCGTCTGGACCGTGCCGGCAGAAAGAATGAAAGCGGGTAAAGCACATATGGTGCCGCTCTCTTTGCAAGCTGCACAAGTGTTCAATCGAGCGCGTGAATTGCGGATAGCAGGGTCAAATCTCGTGTTTCCGGGACAGCAGCCGCGCAAACCGCTTTCTGATATGACGTTGCTCAAGATCCTGCGGGACTATCAACTGCCATACACTGTGCACGGCTTCCGTTCATCCTTCCGGGACTGGGCAGCTGAGCAATCAGGATTACCCGGACAGGTCGCCGAGGCAGCTCTTGCACATTCGATCCCGAACAAGACAGAAGCAGCCTATCGTCGAACAAATTTCCTCGAGAAGCGTCGCGATCTTATGCAGGCATGGAGCGAGTTTCTATTGATGCCGTGGTCCGAGGCGGAGGGAAAGTCCGATCCGGATACTTCATTCTCCGATTTTTCTCATGAGCTTAATTGA
- a CDS encoding MvaI/BcnI family restriction endonuclease, translating to MTDEGVCEARHAQLVLYPKYPEVRLSGFLKNASGAPAELLKGRMSGRVLFFGVCPDHRILTFATGAEHPATIELLSQKDVPAQGVFLDLNGLRSGEVDTRGQLIRKLALIHQKGWIESKRLNSQGVPISYQARNAAGLTLEAELGIIPNAKAQPDILGWELKQYGVRDFKRFTAKSPVTLFTPAPTGGISSKDGIVAFMKRYGYPDRNGKPDRLNFGGKYVVGGDRHHLTGLRLVLDGYDQEAKKITDMDGNILLLDPTETVAASWGFRDLLSHWNRKHAKAAFVPSLMRGPPPVYKFGSRIELCEGTDFLLFLAALSEARVYFDPGVKLEGISTLNPTSHARYQFRIAHKQLSSLYHKSSVAFLDA from the coding sequence TTGACAGATGAGGGCGTTTGCGAAGCAAGGCATGCTCAGCTGGTGTTGTATCCGAAGTATCCGGAAGTTCGGCTTTCTGGCTTTCTCAAGAATGCATCCGGAGCTCCGGCAGAGCTCCTGAAGGGCCGTATGTCAGGCCGAGTTTTGTTCTTTGGCGTCTGTCCTGATCATCGAATTCTGACGTTCGCGACGGGAGCAGAGCATCCAGCAACAATCGAGTTACTAAGCCAAAAGGATGTGCCGGCGCAGGGCGTATTTTTAGATCTCAATGGATTGAGATCCGGTGAGGTCGATACAAGAGGCCAGCTGATCCGAAAATTGGCTCTCATTCATCAAAAAGGTTGGATTGAATCCAAACGGTTGAATAGCCAAGGGGTTCCAATTTCTTATCAGGCACGGAACGCTGCCGGCCTGACGCTTGAGGCAGAGCTTGGAATAATTCCAAATGCGAAGGCTCAACCGGATATCCTTGGTTGGGAACTCAAGCAGTATGGCGTGCGGGATTTTAAAAGATTTACCGCTAAGTCTCCCGTGACCCTTTTCACACCCGCTCCGACCGGCGGTATCAGCAGTAAAGATGGGATAGTCGCGTTTATGAAGCGTTATGGCTACCCAGATCGAAACGGAAAACCAGATCGACTGAACTTTGGCGGGAAATATGTGGTTGGGGGCGACCGCCATCATCTGACCGGTTTGAGGCTAGTTCTTGATGGATATGATCAGGAGGCAAAGAAGATTACCGATATGGATGGTAACATATTGCTATTGGATCCCACTGAAACAGTAGCTGCATCTTGGGGCTTTAGGGATCTGCTGTCACACTGGAATAGGAAGCATGCCAAGGCAGCTTTTGTGCCGTCGCTGATGCGAGGGCCGCCCCCAGTTTACAAGTTTGGTTCGAGAATTGAGCTTTGTGAAGGAACCGATTTTCTTTTGTTCTTGGCCGCTCTTTCAGAAGCTAGGGTCTATTTTGATCCTGGTGTAAAACTTGAAGGAATATCCACTTTAAATCCAACTTCGCACGCGCGATATCAGTTTCGGATCGCGCATAAGCAATTGTCTTCCCTCTACCACAAAAGCTCCGTTGCATTCCTTGATGCCTAA
- a CDS encoding LysR substrate-binding domain-containing protein: protein MADAAGRLSLAVEGKDMSISGTVRITASTIVATFVLPKILAALRLEEPEIDIELTASDKTENLLRREADIAVRMYRPTQADVFARKVGDFELGIFAAHSYLARHPAPTTMREILEHAVVGADRNQDIIAGMKRFGVHIEREFFAFRSDDPIVCWNMVVEGYGLGFNQVQVGEAEPRVSRIEMDGEIDPLPVWLVAHSELKTNPRVRRVFDFLADRLSTATR, encoded by the coding sequence ATGGCCGATGCCGCCGGTCGATTATCCCTTGCCGTAGAAGGTAAGGACATGTCGATTTCTGGCACCGTGCGCATCACTGCCAGCACGATTGTCGCGACCTTTGTCTTGCCGAAGATCCTTGCCGCCTTGCGGCTTGAAGAACCTGAGATCGATATTGAGCTGACTGCGTCGGATAAAACCGAAAACCTGTTGCGCCGCGAGGCAGACATTGCTGTCCGCATGTATCGGCCGACTCAGGCGGACGTTTTTGCGCGCAAGGTCGGGGATTTTGAACTCGGGATATTCGCGGCTCATTCCTATCTTGCGCGGCACCCGGCACCCACCACCATGCGCGAGATACTCGAGCACGCTGTCGTCGGAGCAGATCGAAACCAAGACATAATCGCAGGAATGAAGCGGTTCGGTGTTCATATAGAGCGCGAATTCTTTGCGTTTCGCAGTGATGATCCGATTGTATGCTGGAACATGGTCGTCGAGGGATATGGGCTGGGCTTCAATCAGGTTCAGGTGGGGGAAGCTGAACCACGAGTCTCCAGAATTGAAATGGACGGCGAAATAGATCCATTGCCTGTATGGCTTGTCGCGCACTCGGAATTGAAGACCAATCCTCGCGTACGCCGAGTGTTCGATTTCCTGGCCGACAGGTTATCTACAGCTACGCGCTGA